A window of the Gossypium hirsutum isolate 1008001.06 chromosome A03, Gossypium_hirsutum_v2.1, whole genome shotgun sequence genome harbors these coding sequences:
- the LOC107963922 gene encoding xyloglucan endotransglucosylase/hydrolase protein 31 yields the protein MVLSMPSLFCLPFMAPIFSSFLALTLIFPLSNAQGPPSPGFSPSSRVSTVAFDKGFRNLWGPQHQKLDQGSLTVWLDKSSGSGFKSLRSYQSGYFGAAMKLQPGYTAGVITSFYLSNNEEHPGNHDEIDIEFLGTTPDKPYTLQTNVYIRGSGDGNIIGREMKFHLWFDPTKDYHNYAILWNPSEIIFFVDDVPIRRYPRKSDATFPIRPMWVYGSIWDASSWATENGRYKADYNYQPFVGQYTNFKVSGCTANNPASCRPPSASPSGSSSLSRQQALAMNWVQKNYLVYDYCHDPKRDHTQIPEC from the exons ATGGTACTATCTATGCCTTCCCTTTTCTGTCTTCCCTTTATGGCTCCAATTTTCTCTTCGTTTCTTGCTTTAACTCTCATTTTTCCATTAAGCAATGCTCAAGGTCCACCTTCCCCTGGATTCTCCCCAAGCTCCAGAGTGAGCACTGTGGCTTTTGATAAAGGGTTTCGAAACCTCTGGGGTCCTCAGCACCAAAAACTAGACCAGGGCTCATTAACAGTCTGGCTCGATAAAAGCTCAG GGAGTGGTTTCAAGTCACTTCGTTCGTACCAGTCAGGTTACTTTGGTGCTGCAATGAAACTCCAACCTGGTTATACAGCAGGAGTGATTACATCTTTCTAT CTTTCAAACAATGAAGAACACCCCGGAAATCATGACGAAATCGACATCGAGTTCCTTGGAACAACGCCGGATAAACCCTACACATTGCAGACCAATGTGTACATTAGAGGAAGCGGGGATGGGAACATAATTGGAAGGGAAATGAAGTTTCATCTATGGTTTGACCCTACAAAAGATTACCATAACTATGCTATACTGTGGAACCCTAGTGAAATCAT ATTTTTCGTAGATGATGTGCCGATCAGAAGGTATCCAAGGAAGAGCGACGCCACATTCCCCATTAGACCAATGTGGGTGTACGGATCAATATGGGATGCATCATCTTGGGCTACCGAGAATGGTAGGTACAAGGCTGATTATAACTACCAACCCTTTGTAGGCCAGTACACGAATTTCAAAGTAAGCGGCTGCACCGCCAACAATCCCGCCTCTTGCCGCCCGCCTTCCGCCTCTCCGTCTGGGTCCAGCAGCCTTAGCCGACAGCAAGCTTTGGCCATGAATTGGGTCCAAAAGAACTATTTGGTGTATGACTATTGCCATGACCCTAAGAGGGATCATACTCAGATACCCGAGTGCTAA